Proteins encoded in a region of the Pelmatolapia mariae isolate MD_Pm_ZW linkage group LG16_19, Pm_UMD_F_2, whole genome shotgun sequence genome:
- the LOC134644432 gene encoding transmembrane protein 50B — MAGFLDNFRWPECECIDWGERRNAVASIVAGVLFFTGWWIMIDAAVAYPTQEQMNHAFHTCGVFSTIAFFMINAVSNGQVRGDTYGEGCMGRTGARLWLFIGFMMMFGSLIASIWILFGGYVVPKKEVAPGLAVFFQNAFIFFSTLIYKFGRTEDLWG, encoded by the exons atggcCGGCTTTTTGGATAACTTCCGCTGGCCCGAGTGTGAATGCATCGACTGGGGCGAGAGGAGGAATGCCGTGGCCTCCATCGTGGCCGGAGTTCTG TTCTTCACTGGCTGGTGGATCATGATCGACGCCGCTGTGGCGTATCCAACCCAGGAGCAGATGAACCACGCCTTCCACACCTGTGGCGTCTTTTCCACCATCGCTTTCTTCAT GATTAATGCAGTTTCCAACGGCCAGGTGAGAGGGGACACGTACGGAGAAGGCTGTATGGGCCGGACAG GAGCTCGTCTCTGGCTCTTCATCGGCTTCATGATGATGTTCGGATCGCTCATCGCCTCCATCTGGATCCTGTTTGGAGGCTACGTAGTGCCGA AGAAAGAAGTGGCTCCGGGCCTGGCTGTGTTCTTTCAGAACGCCTTCATCTTTTTTAG CACTCTGATCTACAAGTTCGGCCGCACTGAAGATTTATGGGGTTAA